A region of Salinibacter sp. 10B DNA encodes the following proteins:
- a CDS encoding cyclase family protein — MRLIDISRGLSPATAVWPGDQTFEWTWTTRLKEGGSVNLGSITLSTHTGSHVDAPLHTRSDGANTSALELESFVGAAEVVDVREADTIRPSHVPNNPPARVLFKTSASTLSKTEWPTRIAPIAPATVEVLTERNVDLIGTDAPSVDPLDSTTLPAHHALIEAGILNIEGLVLADVSPGRYSLLALPLKLEKADAAPVRAVLGEVSLLG; from the coding sequence ATGCGGTTGATTGATATTTCCCGTGGGCTCTCGCCAGCGACGGCCGTTTGGCCCGGCGACCAGACCTTCGAGTGGACTTGGACGACTCGGTTGAAGGAGGGAGGGTCGGTAAATCTCGGGTCCATCACGCTTAGTACGCATACCGGCTCTCACGTCGATGCGCCCCTTCATACTCGGTCGGACGGGGCGAACACAAGTGCCCTTGAACTGGAGTCGTTCGTTGGAGCGGCCGAGGTAGTGGACGTGCGGGAAGCCGACACGATCCGGCCCAGCCACGTCCCGAACAATCCTCCCGCTCGGGTGCTGTTTAAAACGTCGGCCAGTACCCTTTCCAAAACCGAGTGGCCCACCCGCATTGCGCCGATCGCGCCGGCCACCGTCGAGGTGCTCACAGAGCGAAATGTCGACCTCATCGGAACCGATGCACCTTCCGTCGATCCACTCGACAGTACGACCCTTCCGGCCCATCACGCCCTGATCGAGGCCGGAATTCTCAACATCGAAGGCCTTGTCCTTGCCGATGTGTCGCCGGGACGGTATAGTCTTTTGGCCCTTCCCCTCAAGCTGGAAAAAGCAGATGCCGCTCCCGTCCGGGCTGTTCTTGGAGAGGTGTCCCTTTTGGGGTAG
- a CDS encoding site-specific integrase translates to MPTLSNFLSEFDSKHTRRAYRTDLHRFLREMEMEADAADFAQIDTKEIEAFLGTLKEEGLSTSTIRRRMAAVRRFFDWLVSMGHLSNNPCRAASLTVSASEEKAQSPAVLTKEDLRALQRAADDNTRTGTRDRALVLLIVYGALRRSEVASLHLEDVRPLGRHWVIDLPRRGQVPGGYIKIPERGAEAVQDLVEVYGEETGPLWRSFSNRNWGEQMSPDALYKRVRQLGKKANLENVDIQTLRRSALHLASDAGASLEQIRDHARLQRGTSAVAYTGDTSEASRLQSTAVDFLEIDV, encoded by the coding sequence ATGCCCACTCTCAGCAATTTTTTGAGTGAGTTCGACTCCAAGCATACGCGACGAGCCTATCGAACGGATCTCCATCGGTTTTTGCGGGAAATGGAGATGGAGGCCGATGCGGCCGATTTCGCGCAGATCGACACCAAAGAGATTGAGGCGTTTCTTGGCACACTTAAGGAGGAGGGCTTGTCAACCTCGACAATTCGGCGACGAATGGCGGCCGTGCGTCGCTTTTTCGACTGGCTCGTCTCGATGGGGCATTTGTCTAATAACCCGTGTCGGGCGGCCTCCCTGACTGTATCAGCGTCCGAGGAGAAGGCACAGTCGCCCGCTGTTCTGACAAAAGAGGATCTCCGCGCGCTTCAACGCGCTGCGGACGACAATACACGGACTGGGACGCGCGATCGAGCGCTCGTTCTGCTGATTGTGTACGGGGCCCTTCGCCGAAGCGAGGTTGCCTCGCTTCACCTGGAGGATGTCCGACCGTTAGGTCGACACTGGGTCATCGATTTGCCTCGACGAGGCCAAGTGCCGGGAGGCTACATCAAAATTCCGGAGCGAGGAGCCGAGGCTGTACAGGATCTGGTTGAGGTCTACGGCGAAGAAACCGGTCCTCTCTGGCGATCCTTCAGCAATCGAAATTGGGGAGAACAGATGAGCCCGGATGCGTTGTACAAACGGGTTCGACAGTTAGGCAAAAAGGCAAACCTCGAGAACGTGGACATCCAGACGCTTCGCCGCTCCGCGTTACATTTAGCGTCGGATGCAGGAGCATCTCTCGAACAAATTCGCGACCATGCCCGACTCCAACGCGGGACGTCAGCGGTAGCGTATACTGGTGACACCTCGGAAGCCTCTCGACTACAGTCAACCGCAGTGGACTTCCTGGAAATAGATGTTTAG
- a CDS encoding tyrosine-type recombinase/integrase — protein MPDPDSQNTKVPTSPGSTDKITTTEDAHRDPERLPYNAPDDGQSAITSDQTLVRRWLAEKSSGTQEEYARDLERFVDFVDLPLRYVTLGHLQEYREHLADQGYAPSTQKRKLSSIKSIFTFGTKLRYFAHNVGAALSTPQAREKRAERILSEADLWAILRDEKDLRNHVLLRLFYASGGRVSDVVDLRWRDLKDRPDLEGPDGRPGGQITFYGKGDKTRSVTLYSKVWALIVRLHEEESEDGYGAADDPVFRSQKGGGLSRTQIWRIVKKAATRASVKLTEKTRSDGVVKRDEDGNPIMTSQVSPHWFRHAHASHALQKGADLELVRETLGHESIETTKTYLHAHPGKSSSYYVDDAPDYDG, from the coding sequence ATGCCTGACCCTGATTCCCAAAATACGAAGGTGCCCACCTCGCCGGGGTCCACTGACAAAATCACTACGACGGAAGATGCTCATCGCGACCCTGAGCGTCTTCCATACAATGCTCCGGACGATGGGCAAAGTGCGATTACGTCCGACCAAACCCTCGTGCGCCGATGGCTTGCCGAAAAAAGTTCGGGCACGCAGGAAGAGTATGCGCGCGACCTTGAGCGATTCGTAGACTTTGTCGACCTGCCACTTCGGTACGTCACGCTCGGCCATCTCCAGGAGTACCGGGAGCATCTTGCAGATCAGGGATATGCTCCCTCCACCCAAAAACGAAAGCTTTCGTCAATCAAGAGCATCTTTACGTTTGGTACGAAGCTCCGATATTTTGCTCATAACGTAGGAGCTGCTCTTTCGACTCCGCAGGCTCGAGAAAAACGGGCAGAGCGAATCCTCTCCGAGGCGGACCTGTGGGCGATCCTTCGTGATGAGAAAGACCTTCGCAATCACGTTCTGCTTCGGCTGTTTTACGCGTCTGGCGGACGCGTTTCGGATGTTGTAGATCTTCGATGGCGGGATTTAAAGGATCGCCCCGATCTGGAAGGCCCAGATGGACGCCCGGGTGGACAAATCACATTTTACGGCAAGGGCGACAAAACACGATCCGTGACCTTGTACAGTAAGGTATGGGCACTCATCGTGCGGCTTCACGAAGAAGAGTCCGAAGATGGGTATGGAGCGGCCGACGATCCCGTCTTTCGCTCTCAAAAAGGTGGAGGGCTTTCTCGAACACAGATCTGGCGAATTGTGAAGAAGGCAGCGACCCGTGCCAGCGTGAAACTGACAGAAAAGACGCGTTCGGACGGCGTCGTCAAGCGGGATGAAGACGGGAATCCAATTATGACCTCTCAGGTGTCTCCCCACTGGTTTCGGCATGCTCACGCCTCGCATGCTCTCCAGAAGGGTGCGGATCTGGAACTAGTACGTGAGACCCTTGGACATGAGAGCATCGAGACCACCAAAACCTATCTCCACGCTCACCCCGGCAAGTCGTCCTCCTATTATGTGGACGATGCTCCAGACTATGATGGGTAA
- a CDS encoding class I SAM-dependent methyltransferase yields the protein MIEPDSYSYPRYLNAKRSIDARALNRQVWTDFLEALPDDSSSLRILEVGGGVGATFERVVEALDETRFHSLRYTLVDREQDNIQATRQNVSKWGREQGYQISSTEDGVRLSDAHFDVRLTLVKDDIYRYAEDSKIALFDVVIAQAVLDLFDLSNILSSLRPLLTPRGLWYLPIHFDGVTGFEPVVSPQLDEKIERLYHNSMTPDSSEEGPRAYTGRRLLTTLRQMDNEVLSAGSSDWVVFPRGNAYPSEEAYFLHHIIHFIEEELSGHSEIDSNDFRRWIETRRQQIDHRELIYIAHQMDVLAKKK from the coding sequence GTGATTGAACCTGACTCGTATTCATATCCTCGATACCTCAATGCAAAGCGGTCCATTGACGCCCGGGCGTTAAATCGCCAGGTCTGGACCGACTTTTTGGAGGCTCTTCCTGATGATTCTTCATCGCTCCGAATTTTGGAGGTGGGAGGGGGCGTCGGGGCCACCTTTGAGCGGGTCGTTGAGGCGCTCGACGAGACTAGGTTCCATTCTCTCCGATACACGCTTGTCGATCGGGAACAGGACAATATCCAAGCGACCCGTCAAAACGTATCCAAGTGGGGGCGGGAGCAGGGATACCAGATCTCCTCGACGGAGGATGGGGTTCGCCTGTCTGATGCACACTTCGACGTCCGACTCACGCTCGTCAAAGACGACATCTACAGGTACGCAGAGGATTCTAAGATAGCCTTATTCGATGTCGTCATTGCTCAAGCTGTCCTCGACCTTTTTGACTTGTCGAATATATTGTCGTCTCTTCGTCCACTACTGACACCCAGGGGGCTCTGGTATTTGCCAATTCACTTCGATGGAGTCACCGGATTTGAACCTGTGGTTTCCCCCCAACTCGACGAGAAAATCGAGCGACTCTACCATAATAGCATGACGCCCGACAGCAGCGAGGAAGGACCTCGCGCCTATACGGGTCGTCGACTGCTTACAACTCTCCGCCAAATGGATAATGAGGTGCTATCGGCCGGATCTTCGGACTGGGTCGTGTTTCCACGAGGCAACGCATACCCAAGTGAAGAGGCTTATTTTTTGCATCATATTATACACTTTATTGAAGAAGAGCTATCTGGTCATTCAGAAATCGATTCGAATGATTTTCGACGCTGGATCGAGACCCGGCGTCAGCAAATCGATCATCGTGAGCTCATATATATCGCTCACCAAATGGATGTATTAGCAAAGAAGAAGTGA
- a CDS encoding 6-carboxytetrahydropterin synthase, which produces MYTLRVHRDFVAQHYLTVPDCGPENEWHSHHFGVEVLLKGKELNDHGYLVDIVDVEEALDQIVARYRDSTLNDLPEFEGRNPSIEHFSRIVCISLQDRLSLDATTGITVRIWEDEEAWASYSTEGVHSD; this is translated from the coding sequence ATGTATACCCTCCGTGTACATCGCGACTTTGTCGCGCAACACTACCTCACGGTTCCTGATTGCGGCCCTGAGAATGAGTGGCATTCCCATCATTTTGGGGTCGAAGTTCTTCTAAAAGGAAAAGAGCTAAATGACCATGGATATCTTGTTGATATTGTTGACGTGGAGGAGGCCCTGGACCAGATCGTTGCCCGTTATCGAGATTCGACCCTGAATGATCTCCCAGAGTTTGAGGGCCGAAATCCCAGCATCGAACACTTCTCTCGAATCGTTTGTATCTCGCTCCAGGACCGCTTGTCTCTCGACGCAACAACCGGAATCACGGTTCGGATTTGGGAGGATGAGGAAGCCTGGGCATCGTATTCCACCGAAGGAGTCCACAGTGATTGA
- a CDS encoding zinc-binding alcohol dehydrogenase, producing MSEGSRRTVTFQAPRTVEVVSDSVPDPGAGEVRVRTLMTAVSPGTERLLYQGDAPSTLQADTEIDSLSGDLEFPLTYGYSAVGRVEKCGTGVAHRWTGQRVFAFQPHTSHFITTPAQLIPLPEEVSVADGAMIPNVETAVNLVMDGRPMMGERVAVFGQGVVGLLTTALLSRHPVACYTIEPLSARRRLSAEWGADRSFDPAEDWDLLLDVLNVSASASQIENNDFEGADLVYELTGTPSVLDDAISVTGFDGRVVIGSWYGKKDASLQLGGRFHRSRIQLKSSQVSTVDPNYQGRWTKSRRMSVVLNVLASLQPGDLVTESRPVEEAPSIYRRLDMKEQKILQPVFRYK from the coding sequence ATGAGTGAGGGCAGTCGCCGCACGGTTACGTTCCAGGCCCCACGCACGGTTGAGGTCGTGTCAGATTCGGTTCCCGATCCGGGCGCCGGGGAAGTGCGCGTTCGCACCCTGATGACGGCCGTGAGTCCGGGGACTGAACGTCTACTTTATCAGGGGGATGCTCCTTCTACTCTGCAAGCCGATACGGAGATTGACTCACTTTCTGGAGACTTGGAATTCCCGCTCACCTACGGCTACTCGGCCGTTGGACGGGTGGAAAAGTGTGGGACGGGAGTTGCTCATCGGTGGACGGGCCAGCGTGTGTTTGCTTTCCAGCCGCATACATCACATTTCATTACGACGCCGGCGCAACTCATCCCTCTACCAGAAGAGGTGTCGGTAGCGGACGGAGCCATGATTCCGAATGTTGAAACGGCCGTTAACCTCGTGATGGACGGCCGTCCCATGATGGGAGAACGAGTTGCTGTTTTTGGACAAGGCGTAGTAGGACTTCTCACAACAGCTCTTTTGAGCCGTCATCCAGTTGCATGCTACACAATCGAGCCCCTCTCGGCCCGTCGTCGCTTGTCAGCGGAGTGGGGGGCAGACCGCTCGTTTGATCCAGCGGAGGACTGGGATCTCTTGCTTGATGTGCTTAACGTCTCCGCGAGTGCCTCGCAGATTGAAAACAACGACTTCGAAGGGGCCGATCTCGTCTATGAGCTCACGGGGACCCCTTCCGTACTAGATGACGCAATCTCAGTCACAGGCTTCGATGGCCGGGTCGTCATCGGGTCCTGGTATGGAAAAAAAGACGCTTCACTTCAACTCGGCGGCCGATTTCATCGCTCGCGCATCCAGTTGAAGTCTAGCCAGGTCAGTACCGTAGATCCCAACTATCAGGGACGGTGGACAAAGAGTCGCCGCATGTCTGTTGTTTTGAATGTTCTGGCCTCTCTTCAGCCCGGAGATCTCGTCACAGAATCACGTCCAGTGGAAGAGGCCCCATCAATATATCGCCGACTGGATATGAAAGAGCAAAAAATATTACAGCCTGTTTTTCGGTATAAATAG
- the ribA gene encoding GTP cyclohydrolase II yields the protein METLSVHRLTSTRIPTIDGEFTLSLYENSADDKDHLALIYGEVEGQENVLVRVHSECFTGDVLGSLRCDCGEQLNASMRRIAEEGGGVLLYLRQEGRGIGLLNKLRAYDLQDEGYDTVEANRLLGHGADERDYSIGAHILQDLEIPSIRLLTNNPEKIESLEAHGIDVSDRVPLQPHLNQHNTEYLQTKVDRMRHLLELGPLHDGKRDNAHGTDVQALQQRATEHFQTTGRPFVTLTYAQSLDGSIATDDGSPLAISGSESMSFTHQLRATHDAILVGIGTVLSDDPRLNVRHSSGKHPTPVVLDSQLRFPTDARLLSREGPKPIIATNDKAPDDRKHALEAEGATVVRLSCDPRGICLDPLMEDLAERGVESVMVEGGTEVISSFMRQQMVDHLILTVAPMFVGGQRALSTLASDTDDAEASSFPELDHVRYRWLGKDLVLEGMPVWPE from the coding sequence ATGGAAACGTTGTCTGTTCACCGGTTGACGAGCACCCGGATTCCCACCATCGATGGGGAATTTACGCTGTCACTGTACGAAAACAGTGCCGACGATAAAGATCACCTCGCGCTCATTTATGGGGAGGTCGAAGGACAAGAGAATGTTCTCGTCCGCGTCCATTCTGAGTGCTTCACAGGAGACGTGCTGGGATCTCTCCGCTGTGACTGCGGCGAACAACTGAATGCGTCGATGCGACGCATTGCGGAGGAGGGAGGCGGGGTGCTTTTATACCTCCGCCAGGAGGGACGGGGCATCGGACTTCTTAATAAGCTTCGGGCATACGACCTTCAAGATGAAGGATACGACACGGTCGAGGCCAATCGATTGCTGGGCCATGGGGCCGATGAGCGCGATTATTCGATCGGTGCCCACATTCTCCAGGATCTCGAAATCCCGTCGATTCGACTCTTGACCAATAACCCGGAAAAGATTGAGAGCCTTGAGGCACATGGAATTGACGTCTCCGATCGCGTTCCCCTGCAGCCGCATCTGAATCAACATAACACCGAGTACCTCCAGACGAAGGTGGACCGAATGCGGCATCTTCTGGAACTCGGTCCGCTCCACGACGGCAAGCGGGATAACGCACATGGAACGGACGTGCAGGCCCTACAGCAACGGGCGACGGAGCACTTTCAAACGACGGGTCGCCCCTTCGTCACGCTTACATACGCCCAGAGTCTGGATGGGTCAATTGCTACGGACGACGGATCCCCCTTGGCGATTAGCGGATCCGAGTCGATGTCGTTCACGCACCAACTCCGCGCGACACACGACGCAATTCTGGTCGGTATCGGCACGGTTCTGTCCGATGATCCTCGTTTGAATGTTCGGCACTCGTCTGGGAAGCATCCGACCCCAGTTGTACTCGACTCGCAGTTGCGATTCCCAACGGATGCGCGTCTGCTTTCCCGGGAGGGCCCAAAGCCGATCATAGCCACCAATGACAAAGCACCGGATGACCGTAAGCACGCTCTCGAAGCGGAGGGAGCGACTGTGGTTCGTCTCTCGTGTGATCCCCGGGGGATTTGTCTCGATCCACTCATGGAAGATCTTGCTGAACGGGGCGTGGAGAGTGTTATGGTTGAAGGGGGGACAGAGGTGATCTCCAGCTTCATGCGCCAACAGATGGTCGACCATCTTATCTTGACTGTCGCGCCAATGTTTGTGGGCGGTCAGAGGGCACTTTCGACTCTCGCTTCCGACACTGACGACGCGGAGGCCTCTTCGTTTCCGGAGCTTGACCACGTTCGGTACCGATGGTTGGGAAAGGATCTTGTGCTTGAGGGCATGCCGGTGTGGCCCGAATAA
- a CDS encoding bifunctional hydroxymethylpyrimidine kinase/phosphomethylpyrimidine kinase has product MSFHPIVVGALYPGITRGLSADLLVSQALGGQGLPVCTAHVVAGRGVVTDVLNVPTDTVSAQLEHLANTESPTAAKVGIVGDAPTVETTFDHLETLDGPVLLDLTLSGPSGEDVLGQRGLEALVNHLHAPDLVTLRKTDASLVAGMEIPSLDDAQVAVQRIAQQGADRVLLRCGQLSTHHFDTKSEPPEYAVDLYYDGDDIALFEAPFLDHLGSLHGASSGLTLSLLQMLQEKTSLSEALQKAKGQVTEALRAAQDVDEPSQPQAFFDAFHPHYELPTPKTDEDEAVNS; this is encoded by the coding sequence ATGAGCTTCCACCCCATCGTTGTCGGAGCGCTCTACCCTGGTATCACTCGTGGGTTGAGTGCAGATCTTCTCGTCTCACAAGCGCTTGGCGGTCAGGGGCTTCCGGTATGCACGGCACACGTCGTGGCTGGCCGAGGTGTCGTGACCGACGTACTGAATGTGCCGACGGATACGGTCTCTGCACAGCTCGAGCATCTTGCCAATACAGAATCGCCAACCGCCGCGAAAGTCGGGATTGTGGGTGATGCCCCGACGGTTGAGACTACCTTTGATCATTTGGAAACGCTAGACGGTCCGGTGCTTCTTGATCTCACCCTGAGCGGGCCGAGTGGGGAAGACGTTCTCGGGCAGCGGGGATTGGAAGCCCTCGTCAACCATCTCCACGCCCCGGATCTCGTTACGCTTCGAAAGACCGATGCATCGCTCGTCGCAGGAATGGAAATTCCCAGTCTCGACGACGCTCAGGTGGCTGTCCAACGTATTGCCCAGCAGGGTGCCGACCGCGTCCTCCTGCGGTGTGGTCAGCTCTCCACACACCACTTCGACACGAAGTCGGAGCCGCCCGAATACGCTGTTGACTTATACTATGATGGCGACGATATTGCTCTATTCGAAGCCCCGTTTCTGGATCATTTGGGTTCGCTCCACGGCGCCTCAAGTGGATTGACCCTCTCCCTGCTTCAAATGCTTCAGGAGAAGACCTCGTTGTCCGAGGCGCTTCAGAAAGCAAAGGGACAAGTAACGGAAGCGCTTCGAGCGGCTCAGGATGTAGACGAGCCGTCCCAGCCCCAAGCCTTCTTTGATGCATTTCATCCGCACTACGAACTGCCGACGCCGAAGACGGATGAGGATGAGGCGGTGAACTCCTGA
- a CDS encoding LacI family DNA-binding transcriptional regulator, producing MPQDERDQDKTTIYDVAEHAGVAISTVSRVLNNSQDVSDATREKVMKAIRELQFRPNRTAKSLAQRATRTIAVAVPTFTTPFHNEFLKGVRDRLDDADIDLLLCDLDWEAPRATLLNFLERGAMDGLIVAGLPINEETAEDLLTLGAPVVLIGSSWPPLDSFYWDEEPGARLAVNHLIEQGHTRIGMITTPHDNRLRNARVNGYKQALEQAGIEYDERLVVHGQTRKHDGFSEESGYEAMTELLSLDEPVTAVFASSDVQAIGAWQAIRKAGYEVPDDFSLVGYDDIKVSRFIGLTSVAQNMHYVGERATDVLLNRLDNTGSDEPVSELVEPELKVRKSSQRPDD from the coding sequence ATGCCCCAAGACGAGCGGGATCAGGATAAGACCACAATTTACGATGTAGCCGAGCACGCCGGGGTCGCAATTTCGACCGTGTCTCGAGTGCTTAACAACTCTCAGGATGTCTCGGATGCAACCCGAGAGAAGGTGATGAAAGCCATCCGAGAACTTCAGTTTCGCCCGAACCGAACAGCCAAATCTCTCGCCCAGCGGGCGACGCGCACCATTGCCGTGGCGGTCCCAACGTTCACCACCCCCTTTCACAACGAGTTTCTGAAGGGCGTTCGGGACCGGTTGGATGATGCCGATATCGACCTGCTTCTTTGCGATCTGGATTGGGAGGCCCCACGGGCAACGCTGTTGAATTTCCTCGAACGAGGAGCAATGGATGGGCTGATTGTCGCAGGCCTTCCCATCAACGAGGAAACGGCCGAGGATCTCCTTACGCTCGGTGCCCCAGTGGTTCTGATTGGAAGCTCGTGGCCTCCGCTCGACTCCTTCTACTGGGACGAAGAGCCCGGGGCTCGCCTCGCGGTGAATCACCTGATCGAGCAGGGACATACGCGGATCGGGATGATTACAACCCCTCATGATAACCGCCTTCGGAATGCTCGTGTGAATGGATACAAGCAGGCCCTCGAACAGGCTGGCATCGAGTACGATGAACGTCTCGTCGTGCACGGACAAACCCGAAAACACGACGGGTTTAGTGAAGAGTCTGGGTACGAAGCTATGACAGAACTGCTTTCCCTCGACGAGCCGGTGACGGCCGTCTTTGCGAGCAGCGACGTCCAGGCCATTGGGGCCTGGCAGGCAATCCGCAAGGCGGGCTACGAAGTGCCCGACGACTTCAGCCTCGTAGGATATGATGACATCAAGGTGAGCCGCTTTATTGGCCTCACCAGCGTTGCGCAAAACATGCACTATGTCGGGGAACGTGCGACCGACGTTCTGCTGAACCGCCTGGACAACACCGGCTCCGACGAACCGGTTTCCGAACTGGTCGAACCAGAACTGAAGGTTCGAAAATCGAGCCAACGCCCCGACGACTAA
- a CDS encoding phosphoribosylaminoimidazolesuccinocarboxamide synthase has translation MDRDLIRQQLDHTLTATHFDDLGTRYQGKVRDTYRQDDRLILVTSDRISAFDHILAQTIPFKGQVLNQTAAYFFDATDDLVPNHVIEVPDPNVTIARACEPIPIEFVVRGYLEGHAWREYDSGARSLCGQSLPDGLQQSEKLPSPIVTPTTKAEEGHDQDVTREEAIASTDVSAAEYDQLEEWALALFDRGSEMAAEQGLLLVDTKYEFGRASDGSFVLIDEVHTPDSSRYYYKDGYEDRLEDGIPQQQLSKEFVREWLMDHDFQGREGEEMPDLPDAFRVKVAERYIELYETVTGLTFKPDPHEDPERRIHEALGAYVQSAE, from the coding sequence ATGGACCGCGACCTCATTCGTCAGCAACTCGACCATACCCTCACCGCCACCCATTTCGACGACTTAGGAACCCGATACCAGGGCAAAGTTCGGGACACCTATCGCCAGGACGACCGGTTGATTCTGGTTACGAGTGATCGAATTTCGGCCTTCGATCACATTCTCGCCCAAACAATCCCTTTTAAGGGCCAAGTGCTGAATCAAACGGCGGCCTACTTCTTCGATGCAACCGACGACCTCGTGCCGAACCACGTGATCGAGGTTCCGGATCCAAACGTGACAATTGCCCGGGCGTGTGAACCGATTCCGATCGAGTTCGTGGTGCGCGGATACCTTGAGGGACACGCCTGGCGCGAATACGATAGCGGGGCCCGGTCGCTCTGTGGCCAGTCCCTTCCGGATGGGCTTCAGCAGAGCGAAAAACTTCCCTCTCCCATTGTGACACCGACCACCAAGGCGGAAGAGGGCCACGATCAGGATGTGACCCGAGAAGAGGCCATTGCGAGCACCGACGTTTCTGCGGCTGAATACGACCAGTTGGAAGAGTGGGCCCTCGCCTTGTTTGATCGAGGAAGCGAAATGGCCGCGGAGCAGGGGCTGCTTCTCGTAGATACCAAGTACGAGTTTGGGCGTGCTTCCGACGGCTCCTTTGTCTTAATTGACGAGGTACATACACCCGATTCCTCGCGCTACTACTACAAGGACGGGTACGAGGACCGCCTCGAAGACGGCATTCCTCAACAGCAGCTTTCCAAGGAGTTTGTACGAGAGTGGCTCATGGATCACGACTTTCAGGGACGCGAGGGCGAAGAGATGCCCGACCTTCCCGATGCGTTCCGCGTCAAGGTTGCGGAGCGATACATTGAACTGTACGAGACCGTGACCGGACTCACGTTCAAGCCGGACCCCCATGAGGATCCCGAGCGTCGCATCCACGAAGCTCTCGGAGCGTACGTTCAGTCGGCGGAATAG